Sequence from the Clostridium botulinum genome:
ATCAGCTGGTAATGTAAGAAGTGCGTTCACAAAAGGTGGGGGAAACATGGGAACACAAGGTTGTGTAGGATTCATGTTCCAAGAAAAAGGTGAAATGGTAATTGAAAAAGCTGACAAAGACGAAGATGAAATGATGATGCTTGCATTAGATGCAGGTGCTGAAGATTTCAACGCTGATGAAGATGAAGTATTTGTAGTTACTACAACTCCAGAAGACTTTGGAACAGTTAGAGAAGCTTTAGAAGCAGAAGGCATTGAGTTCTTAGAAGCAGATGTTAAAATGATTCCAGATACATACACAGCAATAGATGAAGCAGATGCTAAAAAATTCCAAAAGATGTTAGATTTACTTGAAGATGATGAAGATGTTCAAGAAGTTTACCACAACGCTGAGTTCCCAGAAGGATGGGAAGAATAGAATTTATTATTACATTGAAATGGAACACCTTTAATATTAACAAGGATTCATGTTGATATTAAAGGTGTTTTTTACATAAAAATAAAGCTATGTTTTAAATTAAAAAGTAACTTGCTAATGGGGATGGCAAGTTACTTTGAAAATTGAAATTTATGATTATAAAAGGGGTATTTAAGTTAGTAATTTCTTTATATTGATTATTATATAAAGAAATTGTTACAATATAATGTGAATTTTGTGTAAAAAATAATACTTTTTCTCTTGATAATATAAAAAATAGTAGCCATATATTATAAATATAAGCTACTAATCTTTATATTAAAATATGAATTATTTATCAGATAATTCAAGAACTAAATTTTTATCTACTAATAAATCATTGAATTCAATTTTATCAGGTCTTGTAAGTAATGATGCACTTTTAAGATAAATACATCCATCTATTATTTTACTAGAATCAACTTCTTTAGTTGGATCTTCTTCATAAACTTCTTCTAATTCCTCATATTTAGTTAAAACAACCAGTCTTCTACAAGCATCATCATATTGATCAAATATATTGAAAAAACTATTGTATGTATCAAAAGATTTTACTGATGTAACTACCTTTAAATATAAATTATATTCTTTAGCAGCATCTAATGCATTAATATAATTCTTATCCATATAAATCCTTCCCCTTTTTATTATTTGGTTATGTTTTAGAATCACATAAAATATTATAACATATAGATCTATGGTAATAGAAAACTGTATGTTAATTATAAATTAAAAAGTTATATTGTATATCTTTAGCATAAATATAAAGTAATAGACAACATAAAAAAATATTTAGTTATGATTTGAATTTATATATGGAAAAAATTTAAAAAAATAGTAGTAATTAAATTTAAAATATAGTAAAATGTACAATATCATAAGATTAAGAATAGCTAAACTAAAAGTTAAGTATTTGTAAGAATTTCTAAAAAACACACAATTTTTTAACCTTTTTATATGTGCTTACTTAAAAATAAAAGACTATAATTAATCAAATAATAAAGTGTTATTTTTATAGAGAAAGGTTGTGATGTTAGGGTTGGAAAACAAGCTGAAATTATACGGCTTTAACAACCTCACCAAAACACTTAGCTTTAACATCTATGATGTATGCTATGCAAAAAGTGAGCGAGAACAAAAGGACTATATTGCTTATATTGATGAGCAATACAATTCGGAAAGACTTACAAATATTTTGTGTGATGTAACGGAAATGATAGGAGCACATGTACTTAATATATCTAAGCAAGATTATGATCCTCAAGGAGCTAGTGTAACAATTCTTATATCTGAGGAAACACTTGCAGTGAAAGAAATAGATAAATCATGTAACCTTGGACAAATTGATATTTTAAAGACAAGAGATACCATTGTTGGGCATTTAGACAAAAGTCATGTAACCGTACACACTTATCCGGAATATCATCCAGATAATTCAATTGCTACTTTTCGTGTAGATATTGATGTATCTACTTGTGGAGAGGTATCGCCGGTAAATGCATTAAATTATCTTATTGGAAGCTTTGATTCAGATATTATAACAATTGACTATCGTGTTAGAGGATTTACAAGAGATATTGATGGAAAAAAGCTTTTTATAGATCATAAGATAACATCGATACAAGATTATATTGATGAAAACACCTTAAAGAAATATGATGCCGTGGATATAAATGTATATCAATCAAACATATTTCATACAAAAATGTTAATAAAAGAAATTGAACTTCAAAATTATCTTTTTAATAGAGATGTGTACGAAATTAAGCCTAAACAAAGGCTTGAAATTGAAAATAATTTACGTAAAGAGATGATAGAGATATTTAGTGGAACTAATATATATTAATGAGGGGATGAGAAGATGAAAGATAAGGAATCTCACTCAAAAGCTCCTATTTATGAAGCTTTGATGAAATACAAGAAGGCAAGAGTTGTACCTTTTGATGTACCAGGACATAAGCAGGGAAGAGGAAATCCAATGCTTAAAGAATTTTTAGGAGAGCAATGTTTGTCTGTTGATGTAAATTCAATGAAACCATTAGATAATCTTTGCCACCCCGTATCTGTTATAAATGATGCTGAATACCTTGCGGCAGATGCTTTTGGATCTAAACATGCTTTTTTTATGGTAAATGGAACAACTTCAGCAGTACAAGCTATGGTCATGAGCGTTTGCAAAAGAGGAGAAAAGGTTATAATGCCTAGAAATGTTCATAGAAGTGCAATAAATGCTTTAGTTATTAGTGGTACTATACCTGTGTATATAAATCCAGGTGTTAATAAAAAATTAGGTATACCACTTGGAATGTCTGTTGAAGATGTAAAAAGAGCAATTAAAAAAAATCCTGATGCTAAAGCTATACTTGTAAATAATCCAACTTATTATGGGATTTGCTCTAATTTAAGAGAGATTACTAGATTAGCTCATGAACATGGAATGTATGTTTTAGTAGATGAAGCACATGGCACTCATTTTTATTTTGGAGAAGACATGCCAGTATCAGCAATAGAAGCAGGTGCAGATATGGCAGCAGTTAGTATGCATAAAACAGGTGGTTCTTTAACTCAAAGTTCGTTTTTACTTTTGAATTGTGATTTAAAGGTTGGATATGTCAGGCAAATAATTAATTTAACTCAAACAACAAGTGGCTCATATCTTTTAATGTCGTCATTGGATTTAGCAAGAAGAGACCTTGTACTTAATGGAAAAGAAATTTTTAAAAAGGTAAAAAACCTTGCTCAGTATGCTAGAGATGAAATAAATAAGATAGACGGATATTATGCTTTTTCAGAAGAGCTAATAGATAAAGATTTTGTTTTTGATTTCGATAAAACAAAGTTATCTGTATTCACTAGAGATATAGGGCTTGCAGGTATAGAAGTATATGACATTTTAAGAGATGAATATGGAATACAAATAGAACTTGGGGATATTGCCAATATACTTGCAATTATATCTGTTGGAGATGGTGCTTTAACTATAGAAAGATTAATTTCAGCGTTATCAGAAATTAAGAGGTTATATTCAAAAGATAAGTCAGGTATGTTTGATCATGAATATATAAATCCAGAAGTTATACTTACACCTCAAGAAGCTTTTTATTCACCTAAGATTTCTATTCCTATGAGTGAAAGTGCTGGAGAAGTATGTGCAGAATTTGTGATGTGTTATCCACCAGGAATTCCTATTCTTGCACCAGGAGAAAAAATAACTAAAGAAATTTTAGATTATATAAGTTATGCAAAAGAAAAAGGATGTTTTTTAACTGGAACAGAAGATGCAAAAATTGAAAATATTAATGTTGTGGAGGTGGATTAATGGAATTATGGTATACGGAAAAACACACTGAAGATGTGAAATTTTCTATAAGAGTTGATAGAGAATTATATACAGAGCAAAGTAAATTTCAACGAATTGATATTTTGGAATCTAAAGAGTTTGGAAGATTTTTCACTTTAGATGGTTTAATGATGGTAACAGAAAAAGATGAATTTATTTACCATGACATGATAGTGCATGTTCCTATGGCAACTAACCCTAATATAAAAAAAGTTTTGGTTATTGGTGCTGGTGATGGTGGAACTATAAGAGAACTTACAAGGTATAAGACTATAGAAAAAATAGACATGGTTGAAATAGATGAGAGCGTTGTTGAAGCATGCAAAAAATACCTACCTAAAACAGCATGCAAGCTTGAAGAAGAAAGAGTAAATATTGTATACGAAGATGGATTAAAATTTGTTCGCAACAAAGAAAACGATTATGACTTAATAATAGTGGATTCAACTGATCCATTTGGGCCAGGAGAAGGATTATTTACTAAGGAGTTTTATGGGAATTGTTATAAAGCATTAAGTGAAGATGGAATATTAGTTAATCAACATGAAAGTCCATATTATGAGTATTATGCAAAATCAATGAAAGATGCTCATGAGAAAATACAAGGATTATTTAAAATAAATAAGGTTTATCAAGCGCATATTCCAACTTATCCATCAGGACATTGGTTATTTGGATTTGCTTCTAAAAAATATGATCCAATTAAAGATCTTAATGTGGAAGCTTGGAAGAGTTTAGGAATACAAACTAAGTATTATAATACAGATTTACATGTGGGATGCTTTGCACTACCTACTTATGTAATAGACATGCTTAATGAAGATAAAGAATAGATATAAAGATATAGAAAAAATATGGTTAAATAAATGAAGTGGAGGAATGAAGAATGGGAAGAGCTTTAATTATAGGTGCAGGTGGAGTTGCTAGTGTTGCAATTCATAAATGTTGTCAAAATTCTGATGTGTTTGAAGAAATATGTATTGCAAGCAGAACATTATCAAAATGTGATGCTTTAAAAGGTAAACTAGATGGTGGAAAAACAAAAATACAAACAGCTAAGGTAGATGCAGATAATGTAGACGAGCTAATTGACCTTATAGAAAGATTTAACCCAGATGTTGTAATAAATCTTGCACTTCCATATCAAGATTTAACTATTATGGATGCATGTTTAGCAACAAAAACTCATTATGTAGATACAGCTAATTATGAACCTATTGATACTGCAAAGTTTGAATATAAATGGCAATGGGCGTATAAGAAGAAATTTGAAGAAGCAGGAATAACAGCGTTACTTGGTAGTGGATTTGATCCAGGTGTTACTGGGGTATTTAGTGCTTATGCACAAAAACATTATTTTGATGAGATTCACTATATTGATATTTTAGATGCAAATGCAGGAGACCATGGATATCCTTTTGCAACAAATTTTAATCCAGAGATTAATATTAGAGAAATTACTGCAAATGGAAGCTACTTAGAAAATGGTAAGTGGGTAGAAACAAAGCCGCTTGAATTAAAGGAAAGTTATGATTTTCCACAAATAGGACCAAAGGATATTTACTTATTACATCATGAGGAATTAGAATCTTTAGGTCTTAATATCAAAGGAATTAAGAGAATTAGATTTTGGATGACTTTTTCAGAAAAATATTTAACTCATCTTAAAGTTCTTGAAAACGTTGGAATGACATCTATTGAACCAATTGAGTTTGAAGGACAAAAAATAGTTCCATTACAATTTTTAAAAGCTGTTTTACCGGATCCAGCATCATTAGGACCAAGAACTAAGGGGAAGACTAATATAGGATGTATATTCCAAGGTATTAAAGATGGTGTAGAAAAAACGTATTATGTATATAATATATGCGATCATGAAGAATGCTATAAAGAAGTGGGATCACAAGCAATCTCTTATACAACAGGAGTTCCAGCTATGATTGGTGCAAGTATGATATTAAAAGGATTATGGAATAAACCAGGTGTTCATAACATAGAAGAATTTAATCCAGATCCATTTATGAATGAATTAAATAAATGGGGATTACCATGGCAAGAAGATTTTAATCCAACTTTAATAAAGTAATTAATATTTTAATGAGGTATTAAGCATTAATGTACTAGCAAGTGAAGTGGCTAAGTAAGTAAATATATTTAATTGAAAAGGGGGGGGATACGAGTGTTAGATAATATAGATTTAAATAAATTACCATCACCATGTTATTTGGTTGATGAAAGACTTTTAAAAAAGAATTTAGAAAGGCTAAATTATGTTCAAGAAGAGACCGGAGCAAATATAATTCTTGCAACGAAAGCATTTTCTATGTATTCTACATTCCCTTTGATAGGAAAGTACTTAAAAGGAGTTACTTCAAGTTCACTTTTTGAAGCTAGACTTGGATATGAAGAGATGGGAAAGCAAGTACACATATTTTCTCCAGCATATAGACAAGATGAATTTGATGAAATAATGAAATATTGTGATCATATAGTATTTAATTCTTTTAATCAATGGAAATTATACAAGGATAGAGTGAAGACTTATAGTAATAAAAAAATAGAATGTGGAATCC
This genomic interval carries:
- a CDS encoding YebC/PmpR family DNA-binding transcriptional regulator: MSGHSKWHNIQAKKGKTDAKRGKIFTKIGKELMVAVKNGGPSPETNNRLRDIIAKAKAANMPNDTITRSIKKASGELGSVNYENIIYEGYGPSGVAVIVETLTDNKNRSAGNVRSAFTKGGGNMGTQGCVGFMFQEKGEMVIEKADKDEDEMMMLALDAGAEDFNADEDEVFVVTTTPEDFGTVREALEAEGIEFLEADVKMIPDTYTAIDEADAKKFQKMLDLLEDDEDVQEVYHNAEFPEGWEE
- the speD gene encoding adenosylmethionine decarboxylase, translating into MMLGLENKLKLYGFNNLTKTLSFNIYDVCYAKSEREQKDYIAYIDEQYNSERLTNILCDVTEMIGAHVLNISKQDYDPQGASVTILISEETLAVKEIDKSCNLGQIDILKTRDTIVGHLDKSHVTVHTYPEYHPDNSIATFRVDIDVSTCGEVSPVNALNYLIGSFDSDIITIDYRVRGFTRDIDGKKLFIDHKITSIQDYIDENTLKKYDAVDINVYQSNIFHTKMLIKEIELQNYLFNRDVYEIKPKQRLEIENNLRKEMIEIFSGTNIY
- a CDS encoding aminotransferase class I/II-fold pyridoxal phosphate-dependent enzyme, whose translation is MKDKESHSKAPIYEALMKYKKARVVPFDVPGHKQGRGNPMLKEFLGEQCLSVDVNSMKPLDNLCHPVSVINDAEYLAADAFGSKHAFFMVNGTTSAVQAMVMSVCKRGEKVIMPRNVHRSAINALVISGTIPVYINPGVNKKLGIPLGMSVEDVKRAIKKNPDAKAILVNNPTYYGICSNLREITRLAHEHGMYVLVDEAHGTHFYFGEDMPVSAIEAGADMAAVSMHKTGGSLTQSSFLLLNCDLKVGYVRQIINLTQTTSGSYLLMSSLDLARRDLVLNGKEIFKKVKNLAQYARDEINKIDGYYAFSEELIDKDFVFDFDKTKLSVFTRDIGLAGIEVYDILRDEYGIQIELGDIANILAIISVGDGALTIERLISALSEIKRLYSKDKSGMFDHEYINPEVILTPQEAFYSPKISIPMSESAGEVCAEFVMCYPPGIPILAPGEKITKEILDYISYAKEKGCFLTGTEDAKIENINVVEVD
- the speE gene encoding polyamine aminopropyltransferase, with protein sequence MELWYTEKHTEDVKFSIRVDRELYTEQSKFQRIDILESKEFGRFFTLDGLMMVTEKDEFIYHDMIVHVPMATNPNIKKVLVIGAGDGGTIRELTRYKTIEKIDMVEIDESVVEACKKYLPKTACKLEEERVNIVYEDGLKFVRNKENDYDLIIVDSTDPFGPGEGLFTKEFYGNCYKALSEDGILVNQHESPYYEYYAKSMKDAHEKIQGLFKINKVYQAHIPTYPSGHWLFGFASKKYDPIKDLNVEAWKSLGIQTKYYNTDLHVGCFALPTYVIDMLNEDKE
- a CDS encoding saccharopine dehydrogenase family protein — translated: MGRALIIGAGGVASVAIHKCCQNSDVFEEICIASRTLSKCDALKGKLDGGKTKIQTAKVDADNVDELIDLIERFNPDVVINLALPYQDLTIMDACLATKTHYVDTANYEPIDTAKFEYKWQWAYKKKFEEAGITALLGSGFDPGVTGVFSAYAQKHYFDEIHYIDILDANAGDHGYPFATNFNPEINIREITANGSYLENGKWVETKPLELKESYDFPQIGPKDIYLLHHEELESLGLNIKGIKRIRFWMTFSEKYLTHLKVLENVGMTSIEPIEFEGQKIVPLQFLKAVLPDPASLGPRTKGKTNIGCIFQGIKDGVEKTYYVYNICDHEECYKEVGSQAISYTTGVPAMIGASMILKGLWNKPGVHNIEEFNPDPFMNELNKWGLPWQEDFNPTLIK